The bacterium genome has a segment encoding these proteins:
- a CDS encoding ATP-dependent Clp protease ATP-binding subunit, translated as MFERFTERAKKVINPLAKEEARRLNHNFIGTEHLLLGLIREGGGVAVAVLESLGVDLESVRIEVENLTTPSSDTLTIGDPQFTPSAKKVLELAAEESQKLGHNYIGTEHLLLGIIQEGEGVAARALENLGVTYEKSRDMVINLLGGTFPKFSKQVKKSKTPALDTFGRDLTQMAKDGKLDPVIGREDEIERVIQILSRRTKNNPVLIGEPGVGKTAIAEGLAQRIKEGNVPELLLDKRIVTLDLAALVAGTKYRGEFEERLKAVINEIRQSGKIVLFVDELHTLVGAGAAEGAIDASNMLKPALARGELQCIGATTLNEYRKYIEKDGALERRFQMITVDEPSVDETVQIIKGLRDRYEAHHRVRITDDAIQAAATLSHRYISGRFLPDKAIDLIDEAGSRTRLRITTIPPEIRALEKEVEKVKQEKEEAIKTQEFERAADLRDKMKKMRAKLGDEKEKWEAQKTKEEAVVTWEDIAYVASKWTGIPMIKLGEKESEKLLRMEEELHKRVVGQEEAITAISKAIRRSRAGIGNPKKPIGSFMFMGPTGVGKTELARALAQFLFDDEDALIRFDMSEYMEKFNVSRLAGAPPGYVGHDEGGQLTEKVRRKPYSVVLFDEIEKAHPEIFNVMLQILEDGRLTDSLGRVVDFRNTVVIMTSNLGAREIGVEKNLGFTPEGSDVPLGSMKNKIQSELKKAFNPEFLNRVDDIIIFHPLEKTHIEKIVDIQLADVQKRLKDKAITLILDPSAREFLIEKGYDKVYGARQMKRSIQKYVEDALAEELLRGNVKEGSNLTLRSAGEKLDFISETAASPATV; from the coding sequence ATGTTCGAACGATTCACTGAAAGAGCCAAAAAGGTCATTAATCCGTTGGCCAAGGAAGAGGCCCGACGGCTGAACCACAACTTCATTGGAACCGAACACCTTTTGCTGGGTCTCATCCGCGAGGGCGGCGGAGTGGCCGTGGCTGTCCTGGAATCCCTGGGGGTGGACTTGGAATCCGTTCGTATCGAAGTGGAGAACCTGACGACCCCGTCCTCGGATACCTTGACCATCGGGGACCCGCAGTTCACGCCTTCGGCCAAGAAGGTGCTGGAACTGGCCGCCGAGGAGTCGCAAAAGCTGGGGCACAACTACATCGGGACCGAGCATCTGCTGCTGGGCATCATCCAGGAAGGGGAGGGCGTCGCCGCCCGGGCCCTGGAGAACCTGGGCGTCACCTATGAGAAGTCGCGGGACATGGTCATCAACCTCCTGGGCGGGACCTTCCCGAAGTTCTCCAAGCAGGTCAAGAAATCCAAGACCCCGGCCCTGGACACTTTCGGCCGCGACCTGACCCAGATGGCCAAGGACGGCAAGCTGGACCCGGTCATCGGCCGGGAGGACGAGATCGAACGCGTCATCCAGATCCTTTCCCGCCGCACGAAGAACAACCCGGTGCTCATCGGGGAGCCGGGTGTGGGAAAGACGGCCATTGCCGAAGGGCTCGCCCAGCGCATCAAGGAAGGCAATGTGCCCGAATTGTTGCTCGATAAGCGCATCGTGACCCTGGACCTGGCCGCCCTAGTGGCGGGGACCAAGTACCGCGGTGAATTCGAGGAGCGCCTCAAGGCCGTGATCAACGAGATCCGCCAGTCCGGGAAGATCGTCCTTTTCGTGGATGAGCTCCACACGCTGGTCGGGGCCGGGGCCGCCGAAGGGGCCATCGACGCCTCCAACATGCTCAAGCCCGCGCTGGCCCGCGGGGAACTGCAGTGCATCGGGGCCACGACCTTGAATGAATACCGCAAGTACATCGAGAAGGACGGCGCCCTGGAGCGCCGGTTCCAGATGATCACGGTGGACGAACCCTCCGTGGACGAGACCGTCCAGATCATCAAGGGGCTCCGGGACCGCTATGAGGCCCACCATCGGGTGCGCATCACGGACGACGCCATCCAGGCCGCCGCCACCCTGTCCCACCGCTACATCTCGGGCCGTTTCCTGCCGGACAAGGCGATCGACCTCATTGATGAAGCGGGAAGCCGCACCCGCCTTCGCATCACCACCATTCCGCCCGAGATCCGGGCCCTGGAAAAGGAAGTGGAGAAGGTCAAGCAGGAGAAGGAAGAGGCCATCAAGACCCAGGAGTTCGAGCGCGCCGCCGACCTGCGCGACAAGATGAAGAAGATGCGCGCCAAGCTGGGGGATGAGAAGGAGAAGTGGGAAGCCCAGAAGACCAAGGAAGAAGCGGTCGTGACCTGGGAGGACATCGCCTATGTGGCCTCCAAGTGGACCGGCATCCCCATGATCAAGCTGGGCGAGAAGGAATCGGAAAAGCTCCTGCGCATGGAAGAGGAGCTCCACAAGCGCGTGGTGGGCCAGGAAGAGGCCATCACGGCCATCTCCAAAGCCATCCGCCGCAGCCGGGCGGGTATCGGAAACCCGAAGAAGCCCATCGGTAGTTTCATGTTCATGGGACCCACAGGTGTTGGGAAGACCGAATTGGCGCGGGCGCTGGCCCAGTTCCTCTTCGACGATGAGGATGCGCTCATTCGGTTCGATATGAGCGAATACATGGAGAAATTCAACGTTTCGCGGCTCGCCGGGGCCCCTCCGGGCTATGTGGGCCACGACGAGGGCGGCCAGCTGACCGAAAAAGTGCGCCGCAAGCCCTATAGCGTGGTCCTTTTCGACGAGATCGAGAAGGCCCACCCGGAGATCTTCAACGTAATGCTGCAGATCCTGGAGGATGGACGTCTGACCGATTCGCTGGGCCGGGTCGTGGACTTCCGCAATACGGTGGTCATCATGACGAGCAACCTGGGTGCCCGGGAGATCGGGGTCGAGAAGAACCTGGGCTTCACCCCCGAGGGGTCCGATGTGCCCCTGGGCAGCATGAAGAACAAGATCCAGTCCGAACTCAAGAAGGCCTTCAATCCGGAGTTCCTGAACCGGGTGGATGACATCATCATCTTCCACCCCCTGGAAAAGACGCATATCGAAAAGATCGTGGACATCCAACTGGCGGACGTTCAGAAACGTCTCAAGGACAAGGCCATCACCTTGATCCTGGACCCGTCGGCGCGCGAGTTCCTCATCGAGAAGGGCTACGACAAGGTCTACGGGGCCCGCCAGATGAAGCGTTCCATCCAGAAATACGTGGAGGACGCCCTGGCCGAGGAGCTCCTGCGGGGCAACGTGAAGGAAGGGTCGAACCTGACCCTTCGTTCGGCGGGCGAGAAGCTGGATTTCATCTCGGAAACCGCCGCGTCCCCAGCGACCGTTTAA